From Leptospira kirschneri serovar Cynopteri str. 3522 CT, one genomic window encodes:
- a CDS encoding DUF4178 domain-containing protein gives MLELSCPNCGAPVPFQSKVSIYGVCPSCKTLTLQKNQSLENLGKAGELVPDLSPIQIGTSGKTKDGVSFRVVGRIQQKYSLGTWNEWHALTSEGNSIWLAEAQGQYMITQLRPTSAKESFPEHDPIQNLDSPPDVYFISSKTAKQLVTAGDTLRIEDEPWMVKEIGLATCIAGEGELPIGFETGSTSVLIDLATDEGWFATLDYSHTPPLYFKGMLYDFDQIQFTNLRDPKTFTGFQKLQEAKAIQCMGCGASLNQRNPDFSKSIACEYCGTIMDTSREELKVLSKFQEVIKDRIFLPPGTKLKLKEKECEVLGVVKKSVHIDGQIFPWTEYLLHFTGGYYWLNETNGHWTVFEPVPSIPRTVEGSYPPKKKFQKEEYRLFNSSTAGIDFAFGEFYYKIHAGDKAELADFIAPPKMLSSERTQNELFWSIGEYISTEELKKSIQVDVELPVPEGIGTAQPNPFTIIRKRNIKIAAWLSTIMLIIQIGFCWNSQDKEVFKKDLVYVRNPAPGGTTDTSFVTETFRLEGDDRKNVEIQMTSSDLSNHYIYYSLALINTQTDIAYDTGLEISYYEGYEDGESWSEGSKSADIIIGEVPAGEYYLRLESESDYPPGKGANISLSIKRDVDRSGYYFLFLLALWLPVPYSLFRSFSFEASRNENSDFAPSNFENDDNDE, from the coding sequence GTGTTAGAACTGAGTTGTCCGAATTGTGGAGCGCCCGTTCCGTTTCAAAGTAAGGTTTCCATTTATGGAGTTTGTCCGAGCTGCAAAACTTTAACCCTTCAAAAAAATCAATCTCTAGAAAACCTTGGAAAAGCAGGAGAATTGGTCCCCGATCTTTCTCCGATTCAGATTGGAACTTCTGGCAAAACCAAAGACGGAGTTTCCTTTAGAGTTGTAGGCAGAATTCAACAGAAGTACAGTTTAGGAACTTGGAACGAATGGCACGCTCTTACTTCCGAAGGAAATTCTATCTGGCTCGCGGAAGCGCAGGGTCAATATATGATCACACAACTTCGCCCTACTTCTGCAAAGGAATCATTTCCGGAACACGATCCGATTCAAAATTTAGATTCTCCCCCAGACGTTTATTTTATTTCTTCAAAAACGGCAAAACAACTTGTGACAGCGGGAGATACTCTCCGAATCGAAGACGAACCTTGGATGGTAAAAGAAATCGGTCTAGCGACTTGTATCGCTGGAGAAGGAGAATTACCCATCGGTTTTGAAACCGGTTCCACTTCCGTTCTTATAGACCTTGCCACAGACGAAGGCTGGTTTGCTACATTAGATTATTCTCATACTCCTCCCTTGTATTTTAAGGGAATGCTTTACGACTTCGATCAGATTCAATTTACAAATCTTAGAGATCCTAAAACTTTTACAGGATTTCAAAAACTACAAGAAGCCAAGGCAATTCAGTGTATGGGGTGTGGTGCTTCTTTAAATCAAAGAAATCCGGACTTTTCTAAATCCATTGCATGCGAATATTGTGGAACTATAATGGACACAAGCCGAGAAGAGTTAAAAGTTCTTTCTAAATTTCAAGAAGTGATTAAAGACCGAATTTTTCTTCCACCTGGAACCAAACTCAAACTGAAAGAAAAAGAATGTGAGGTACTCGGAGTTGTTAAAAAATCAGTTCACATAGATGGACAGATTTTTCCTTGGACAGAATATTTGTTACATTTTACAGGCGGTTATTATTGGTTAAACGAAACCAACGGACATTGGACAGTTTTTGAACCCGTACCATCGATTCCAAGAACCGTAGAGGGATCTTATCCACCTAAAAAGAAGTTTCAAAAAGAAGAATATAGATTATTCAACTCTTCTACTGCAGGAATTGATTTCGCTTTTGGTGAATTCTATTATAAAATCCATGCTGGAGATAAGGCAGAACTTGCAGATTTCATCGCGCCACCTAAAATGCTTTCTTCGGAAAGGACTCAAAATGAACTCTTCTGGTCAATTGGAGAATACATTTCTACAGAAGAGCTTAAAAAATCGATCCAAGTAGATGTGGAACTTCCAGTTCCAGAAGGAATCGGAACCGCACAACCAAATCCATTTACAATCATCCGAAAACGAAACATAAAGATCGCGGCTTGGCTTTCTACAATCATGCTGATCATTCAAATTGGTTTTTGTTGGAACTCTCAGGATAAGGAAGTTTTTAAAAAAGATCTGGTATACGTTCGTAATCCAGCTCCAGGTGGAACAACAGACACCTCATTCGTAACAGAAACCTTTCGATTGGAAGGTGACGACAGAAAGAACGTTGAGATACAGATGACTTCCTCAGATCTTTCTAATCATTATATTTACTATTCATTGGCGTTAATCAATACACAAACAGACATAGCATACGATACCGGTCTTGAAATCAGTTATTACGAAGGATACGAAGACGGTGAAAGTTGGTCCGAAGGAAGTAAGTCCGCGGACATCATCATCGGAGAAGTTCCAGCGGGGGAATATTATCTCAGATTAGAATCCGAATCCGATTATCCGCCAGGAAAAGGAGCAAACATTTCACTCAGTATCAAAAGAGATGTGGATCGATCTGGATATTACTTTTTATTTTTACTCGCTCTTTGGTTGCCGGTACCTTATTCTTTATTTAGAAGTTTTTCTTTCGAGGCTTCACGAAACGAAAACAGCGACTTTGCGCCGAGTAATTTTGAAAACGATGATAATGACGAGTAA
- the ftsH gene encoding ATP-dependent zinc metalloprotease FtsH encodes MNKNLKNVFFVLIIMMVVLIIAYNYENNAGATKDISYSDFLNMLEPVEGKKPLGKLYKGNVDKYNKIQIEKDVIEGYYIPSEYADSKTAKPVKFRTTIAPLDKDLISSLRRANVSFDARSAEEGKFWSVIGSNILLIVILIGLFWFIMMRQIQSTGNKAFSFGKSKAKMTMDPKVKVTFEDVAGCEEAKEELVEIIEFLKDPKKFHAIGARIPTGVLLVGPPGTGKTLLARAVAGEAGVPFFSISGSDFVEMFVGVGASRVRDLFDQGKKNSPCIIFIDEIDAVGRLRGAGLGGGHDEREQTLNQMLVEMDGFEKNEGVIVMAATNRADVLDPALLRPGRFDRQVMVDLPDIKGREEILKVHSRKVPMTSDISLHSIARGTPGFTGADLANLINEGALLAARKNKKRVTQEELEEARDKVMMGPERKSFFISEKEKEVIAYHEAGHAILGTLLPYTEPVHKVTIIPRGRALGLTQSLPKEDKHILPKTYWLDQIVVAMGGFIAEEFKFGVTSTGSSNDIQQASNIARKMVCEWGMSEKLGTVNYSGDQANVFIGRDMGHSSKYYSEEFAAMIDKEVREIIQTCLNKGRDLVRKNAAKFEGLAKALLSKETISHDELMTIVHPANEEGAKKKPEKTVKSKKQNGIKTNPAYNAGME; translated from the coding sequence ATGAATAAAAATTTAAAAAACGTATTTTTCGTTTTAATTATTATGATGGTCGTTTTGATCATCGCCTACAACTACGAAAATAACGCAGGCGCTACCAAGGATATCTCCTATTCAGACTTTTTGAATATGCTAGAACCGGTAGAAGGTAAAAAACCTCTCGGTAAACTATATAAGGGAAACGTTGACAAGTACAACAAAATCCAAATTGAAAAGGACGTAATCGAAGGATATTATATTCCTTCCGAATATGCCGATTCGAAAACCGCTAAACCGGTTAAGTTTAGAACTACGATTGCTCCTTTAGATAAAGACCTGATTTCTTCTTTAAGAAGAGCTAATGTATCTTTTGACGCTCGTTCTGCGGAAGAAGGAAAATTCTGGAGCGTGATTGGAAGTAATATTTTACTCATCGTAATCTTGATAGGTCTTTTTTGGTTTATTATGATGAGGCAGATCCAGTCTACCGGAAACAAAGCGTTTTCCTTTGGTAAATCCAAAGCGAAGATGACTATGGATCCGAAAGTAAAAGTTACCTTTGAAGATGTGGCGGGTTGCGAAGAAGCAAAAGAAGAATTAGTCGAAATCATTGAATTTCTTAAAGATCCTAAAAAATTTCATGCGATCGGTGCGAGAATTCCCACCGGTGTTTTGTTAGTTGGTCCTCCTGGAACCGGTAAAACCTTACTTGCAAGAGCCGTTGCAGGGGAAGCGGGGGTTCCGTTCTTTTCTATCTCGGGATCGGACTTCGTAGAAATGTTTGTTGGGGTCGGTGCTTCGAGAGTTAGGGATCTATTCGATCAAGGTAAAAAGAATTCTCCTTGTATCATATTTATAGACGAGATAGACGCTGTGGGTCGTTTGAGAGGTGCCGGACTTGGAGGTGGCCACGACGAAAGAGAACAAACTCTGAACCAGATGCTGGTTGAGATGGATGGCTTTGAAAAGAACGAAGGTGTGATCGTGATGGCTGCGACCAACCGTGCAGACGTTTTAGATCCAGCTCTTCTTCGTCCGGGTCGTTTTGATCGTCAGGTTATGGTGGATCTTCCGGATATTAAAGGAAGAGAAGAAATTCTCAAAGTTCATTCTCGTAAAGTTCCAATGACCAGCGATATTTCTCTTCATTCGATTGCTAGGGGAACTCCCGGTTTCACAGGAGCGGATCTTGCAAATCTAATCAATGAAGGTGCGTTACTCGCGGCACGTAAAAATAAAAAAAGAGTCACTCAGGAAGAATTGGAAGAGGCTCGTGATAAAGTAATGATGGGTCCTGAGAGAAAATCGTTCTTTATTTCCGAGAAAGAAAAAGAAGTTATTGCTTACCACGAAGCGGGACATGCAATCCTGGGAACTCTTCTTCCTTATACCGAACCAGTTCATAAAGTTACGATCATTCCGAGAGGACGTGCCCTCGGTCTGACTCAATCTTTACCAAAAGAAGATAAACATATCCTTCCTAAAACGTATTGGCTGGATCAGATTGTAGTAGCGATGGGCGGATTTATCGCCGAAGAATTTAAGTTTGGAGTTACTTCTACCGGATCCAGCAACGACATTCAACAAGCTTCGAATATCGCGCGTAAGATGGTCTGCGAATGGGGAATGTCGGAGAAACTCGGAACTGTAAATTATAGTGGCGATCAAGCCAACGTTTTTATCGGAAGAGATATGGGTCATAGCAGTAAATATTATTCTGAAGAATTCGCTGCGATGATCGATAAAGAAGTCCGTGAAATCATTCAGACTTGTTTGAATAAAGGACGGGATTTAGTTCGTAAAAATGCTGCTAAGTTTGAAGGTTTGGCGAAAGCTCTTCTTTCCAAAGAAACCATCTCTCACGATGAATTGATGACGATCGTTCATCCTGCAAATGAAGAAGGGGCCAAAAAAAAACCGGAAAAAACAGTAAAATCTAAAAAGCAGAACGGAATTAAAACGAATCCAGCTTATAATGCCGGAATGGAATGA
- a CDS encoding EVE domain-containing protein, producing the protein MNYWLFKTEPDVFSIDDLYSSPSKTAPWEGVRNYQARNYLRDLVQKGDLVLFYHSRANPLSIVGIAEVVKPGYPDHFAFDPSHKYFDSKSKVESPTWYMVDIKFKKKFPTPVTTEEMKKHKPLKNMVLLKKGSRLSIQPVSAAEFQFILGLADVKL; encoded by the coding sequence ATGAATTACTGGTTATTCAAGACGGAGCCGGATGTCTTTTCGATCGACGATCTTTATAGTTCTCCTTCTAAAACTGCACCTTGGGAAGGTGTAAGAAATTATCAGGCTCGGAACTATTTACGCGATCTTGTTCAAAAAGGAGATTTGGTTCTATTTTATCATAGTAGGGCAAATCCGCTTTCGATCGTTGGAATTGCAGAAGTCGTAAAACCTGGTTATCCGGATCATTTTGCTTTTGATCCTTCTCATAAATATTTTGATTCTAAAAGCAAAGTTGAAAGTCCTACCTGGTATATGGTGGATATTAAATTCAAAAAAAAATTTCCAACGCCAGTAACAACGGAAGAAATGAAAAAACATAAACCATTAAAGAATATGGTTCTTTTAAAAAAAGGGTCTAGACTTTCTATTCAACCGGTTTCTGCCGCCGAGTTTCAATTCATTTTGGGGCTTGCGGATGTAAAACTTTGA
- a CDS encoding 4-(cytidine 5'-diphospho)-2-C-methyl-D-erythritol kinase, translating into MISPAKINLGLEIPFKRLDGFHEIRSVFLKISWGDDIEIEPASNGVFELFSNNEIILEKRKLYDHVSEIGDIKKNILYKTFIKARSLFPELPGVKIHITKRISPAGGLGGGSTNAASLLNFLFSWRPFFTSDEMFVLAAEIGSDVPFFLGEGHAFVTGKGEILEEIEVHHGQGILALTPQVMNTSEMYSLLKKPLQESASQKNGNTLSENLVSILKNGDWSSLQGRLWNDFEPVAFQLHPELGVLKDKFLEFGSSYCSLTGSGSSMYGLVQGLEIQEELLQRLRQEFSNLTFVRFNF; encoded by the coding sequence TTGATTTCTCCCGCTAAAATTAATCTTGGATTAGAAATTCCGTTTAAACGTCTCGACGGGTTTCACGAAATTCGAAGTGTATTTCTAAAAATTTCTTGGGGTGACGATATAGAAATAGAACCTGCGTCTAACGGAGTTTTTGAACTTTTTTCTAATAACGAAATTATATTAGAAAAGCGTAAATTATATGACCATGTTTCCGAAATAGGTGATATTAAAAAAAACATTCTTTATAAAACCTTTATAAAGGCGAGATCTCTTTTTCCGGAACTACCGGGGGTAAAAATTCATATTACAAAACGAATTTCTCCTGCCGGTGGTCTCGGAGGAGGAAGTACGAACGCGGCTTCTTTATTAAACTTTCTTTTTTCTTGGCGTCCTTTTTTTACTTCCGATGAAATGTTCGTTCTTGCCGCCGAAATTGGTTCCGATGTTCCTTTTTTTCTAGGGGAAGGACATGCCTTCGTTACCGGAAAGGGAGAAATTTTAGAAGAAATAGAAGTTCATCATGGACAAGGAATTCTTGCGTTAACTCCGCAAGTGATGAATACATCGGAAATGTACTCCTTATTGAAAAAACCTTTACAAGAGAGCGCTTCTCAGAAAAATGGAAACACTCTGTCGGAAAATCTGGTTTCTATCCTAAAAAATGGAGATTGGAGCTCTCTTCAGGGTAGGCTCTGGAATGATTTTGAGCCGGTTGCCTTCCAACTTCACCCGGAATTGGGAGTTCTTAAGGACAAATTTCTGGAGTTTGGATCCAGTTATTGTTCTTTGACCGGTTCGGGTTCGAGTATGTACGGGCTGGTGCAGGGTCTCGAGATCCAAGAAGAACTGTTACAAAGGCTTAGGCAGGAATTCTCAAATCTCACATTCGTACGATTTAACTTTTAG
- a CDS encoding sugar phosphate nucleotidyltransferase, with protein sequence MKPTQDKVAVVLAAGKGTRMKTDQPKVAVELNGKPLLLHVLDHLKGSGVERIVVVVGYKKELVQSLCSKIPGVTFAEQKEQLGTAHALLCAETELKDFQGSVIVACGDVPMITSETFSNIVKQHKENEFSATVLSAVVEKPTGYGRIIRNSSGEVTAIVEEKDSSAEEKLINEINTGTYVFDGEGLFDSLRKIGNQNAQGEYYLPDLVKLYRNSGKKLGAMKLKNHLESHGVNSPEDLQMLSALIKGEAVHP encoded by the coding sequence ATGAAACCTACTCAGGATAAGGTCGCTGTGGTATTAGCCGCAGGGAAGGGCACCCGTATGAAAACGGATCAGCCTAAGGTTGCGGTAGAACTCAATGGCAAACCGCTGCTTCTACATGTACTCGATCATCTAAAAGGTTCCGGTGTAGAACGAATCGTAGTTGTAGTAGGTTACAAAAAAGAATTGGTTCAGTCTCTTTGCTCTAAAATTCCAGGTGTTACCTTTGCCGAACAAAAAGAACAACTTGGAACCGCTCATGCTCTTCTTTGCGCCGAAACAGAACTGAAAGATTTTCAAGGTTCCGTGATCGTTGCCTGTGGAGACGTTCCGATGATTACTTCCGAAACGTTTTCTAATATCGTAAAACAACACAAAGAGAATGAATTTTCTGCAACGGTCCTTTCCGCAGTCGTAGAAAAACCCACAGGATATGGAAGAATTATCCGCAATTCATCCGGCGAAGTAACGGCTATCGTAGAAGAAAAAGATTCTTCTGCCGAAGAAAAATTGATCAACGAAATTAACACCGGAACCTATGTCTTCGATGGAGAAGGTCTTTTTGATTCTTTGAGAAAAATCGGAAATCAAAACGCTCAGGGAGAATATTACCTTCCCGATCTAGTGAAATTATATAGAAACTCCGGAAAAAAGTTAGGTGCTATGAAACTCAAAAATCACCTTGAAAGTCATGGCGTAAATTCTCCCGAAGATCTACAGATGCTTTCCGCTTTGATTAAAGGGGAGGCCGTCCATCCATGA
- a CDS encoding polyamine aminopropyltransferase — MQTALYISVLIISSCGLVYELLAGTIASYLLGETVTQFSLIIGTYLFSMGVGSWLSKYLEKDLIPKFLEIELAIGLVGGFSSTILYLSFGQIRYFQIPLFLLVVLIGILVGLEIPVLLRILKKELQFKELVSRVLSLDYVGALLASILFPIFFAPKLGLIRTGFIFGILNVAVALWGTWALPLRHSKTILLRAQSVVVLTLLILGFSYSDLITYYSEESLYTDEIILSKQTQYQRIIVTRWKNEIRLFLNGHLQFSSRDEYRYHETLVHPALLAHPAPKKVLVLGGGDGLAVREILKHKNVESVILVDLDSAVTNLFTEHRILKELNEESLKNPKVTVINTDAFVWLEESDQTFDVVLIDFPDPSNFSLGKLYTTTFFHTLKRRMNETSVLEIQSTSPLFARSSYWCIERTIASLGFRTLPLHVYVPSFGEWGFVLAGQKPIQFKKEFPENLKYLNIQELESIQIFPQDMSRIPVEINRLDNQALVRYYDREWNRILD, encoded by the coding sequence TTGCAAACGGCGCTTTACATATCGGTCTTAATCATATCTTCTTGCGGTCTCGTCTACGAGCTGTTAGCTGGGACAATCGCCTCTTATTTGTTAGGAGAAACCGTTACACAATTTTCGCTTATCATTGGAACGTATTTATTTTCGATGGGAGTAGGATCCTGGTTATCGAAATATTTAGAAAAAGATCTAATCCCCAAGTTTCTTGAAATAGAACTCGCAATAGGACTTGTAGGAGGATTTAGTTCTACGATACTTTATTTGAGTTTCGGACAAATTCGATATTTTCAGATACCGTTATTCTTACTTGTGGTCTTAATAGGAATCTTAGTAGGACTTGAAATTCCGGTACTATTAAGAATATTAAAAAAAGAATTACAGTTCAAAGAACTCGTATCGAGGGTTTTAAGTTTAGATTACGTAGGAGCATTACTCGCATCGATCCTATTTCCGATCTTCTTTGCCCCAAAATTGGGATTGATACGAACCGGATTTATATTCGGAATTTTGAATGTAGCAGTAGCCCTCTGGGGAACTTGGGCTCTACCCTTAAGACACAGCAAGACGATTCTACTAAGAGCGCAATCGGTTGTAGTGTTGACTTTATTAATTTTAGGGTTTTCTTATTCAGATTTGATCACGTATTATAGCGAAGAATCCTTATATACGGATGAAATCATACTATCTAAACAAACTCAATATCAAAGAATTATAGTAACAAGATGGAAGAACGAAATCCGACTTTTTTTAAACGGACATTTGCAATTCTCATCGAGGGACGAATATCGTTATCACGAAACGTTGGTTCATCCGGCGTTACTTGCACATCCTGCTCCCAAAAAGGTATTGGTTCTCGGGGGAGGAGACGGATTAGCAGTTCGTGAAATACTAAAACATAAAAACGTGGAATCCGTAATATTAGTAGATTTGGATTCAGCAGTTACGAATTTATTCACGGAACACAGAATATTAAAAGAACTGAATGAAGAAAGTTTAAAAAATCCTAAAGTAACTGTGATCAATACGGACGCATTCGTATGGCTGGAGGAATCAGACCAGACATTTGATGTAGTATTGATAGATTTTCCGGACCCGAGCAATTTTTCTTTAGGGAAATTATATACTACTACGTTTTTTCATACCTTAAAAAGAAGAATGAACGAAACTTCCGTATTGGAAATACAATCCACTTCTCCACTTTTTGCACGATCTTCTTATTGGTGTATAGAAAGAACGATCGCGTCTCTCGGATTTCGCACTTTGCCTTTGCATGTATACGTCCCTTCCTTCGGAGAATGGGGGTTTGTGCTAGCGGGGCAAAAACCGATACAGTTCAAAAAAGAATTTCCGGAAAATCTCAAATATTTGAATATTCAAGAATTAGAATCTATTCAAATATTCCCACAAGACATGTCACGCATTCCAGTTGAAATCAATCGACTGGATAACCAAGCACTTGTGCGTTATTACGATCGGGAATGGAATCGGATTTTGGATTAA
- the pth gene encoding aminoacyl-tRNA hydrolase, which produces MKLIVGLGNPGDRYNNNRSNIGFKILDVIANNINVEIKTKKKKSLIGRGDFEGEEVVLLKPQTFSDLSGESVLYIASFLKIQVGEILVIQEDWTLPLGRIVVDKGTQETDHPGVKSIVQSLRSPNFIRIRIGIQNEGFNLKNRESFLKEDFEPMENLSLIQIINDAEAAIRSISLGDIDDVIEKYHL; this is translated from the coding sequence ATGAAGCTGATCGTCGGACTCGGAAATCCAGGGGATAGGTACAACAATAACCGTTCAAATATTGGTTTCAAAATTTTAGATGTTATCGCTAATAACATCAATGTTGAAATCAAGACTAAAAAGAAAAAGTCTTTGATCGGTAGAGGTGATTTTGAGGGAGAAGAAGTTGTACTTTTAAAACCTCAGACTTTTAGCGATCTTTCGGGAGAATCCGTTTTATATATCGCTTCGTTTCTTAAAATCCAAGTGGGAGAAATTTTAGTCATTCAAGAAGACTGGACACTTCCTCTTGGTAGAATCGTAGTCGATAAAGGAACTCAAGAGACGGATCATCCGGGAGTAAAGTCCATTGTTCAATCTCTTCGTTCTCCAAATTTCATTCGAATTCGAATTGGTATTCAGAACGAAGGATTTAATCTGAAAAATAGGGAATCTTTTTTGAAGGAAGATTTTGAACCGATGGAAAACCTGAGTTTGATTCAAATCATCAATGATGCGGAAGCTGCGATTCGTTCTATTTCTCTCGGAGATATAGACGACGTAATCGAAAAATATCATCTTTGA
- a CDS encoding 50S ribosomal protein L25/general stress protein Ctc codes for MSQNTIHKIAVKKRTTTGKNENNRLRFSGMIPVNIIGGGVATSGAVNEKELEKMVHSGIRQSTLIELDVEGQGTQKVFVKEIQRFPEIDRIRHVDFYKVVPGQKIVTKIGIETTGVAKGSKTGGQFEHIIHEIRVKTIPEDLLENLTIDVTDLDVGDSIKISQLKVPASWEILINGDPIVTSVNKTKALLAAERAEAKGAVADDAKAKKGKK; via the coding sequence ATGAGCCAGAACACGATTCACAAAATTGCAGTCAAAAAAAGAACAACAACAGGTAAAAATGAAAACAACCGTCTTCGTTTTTCTGGAATGATACCTGTAAATATTATCGGAGGTGGAGTTGCTACTTCCGGCGCGGTAAACGAAAAAGAACTCGAAAAGATGGTTCACTCCGGTATCAGACAATCAACTTTGATTGAACTCGATGTTGAAGGTCAAGGAACACAAAAAGTTTTCGTGAAAGAAATTCAAAGATTTCCCGAAATCGATAGAATCCGTCACGTTGATTTTTATAAAGTCGTGCCAGGCCAAAAGATCGTTACTAAAATTGGTATCGAAACCACCGGGGTTGCAAAAGGTTCCAAAACCGGAGGTCAATTTGAACATATCATTCACGAAATTAGAGTTAAAACGATTCCAGAGGATCTTTTGGAAAATCTTACGATAGACGTCACTGACCTCGATGTAGGCGACTCGATTAAAATCAGCCAATTGAAAGTTCCTGCAAGTTGGGAAATTTTAATTAATGGTGATCCGATCGTTACCTCCGTGAATAAAACGAAAGCTCTTCTTGCCGCTGAAAGAGCGGAAGCTAAAGGCGCCGTTGCAGACGACGCTAAAGCTAAGAAAGGTAAGAAGTAA
- a CDS encoding helix-turn-helix transcriptional regulator, which produces MNLIRHLRDGKRMTLEELASVTGINNQKDLKEQLGELFFLGATPHVADLIEVDYDSETDTFGLILPFRFDSSLRLSIREWLTLRKILEKVVEVSSDPKTNSTARKILQKIISIVPIAGQEALSVYKTDIQSAIQSEKSLILEYQSRMGEKPTRRKVDPWFLFHSLEDYLLGYCHERKAPRNFRLDNILSLKIGSDPILQPAGQKKSDYIREFEEFRKSWENSSGIAEIWHTREVFYNLNRKLDLERTEETQKLDDVVYHLSKAKIREENWFLETILPFGKNVILKSPAHLAKRVLRELESILR; this is translated from the coding sequence TTGAATCTGATTCGTCATCTTCGAGATGGTAAACGAATGACTCTCGAAGAACTCGCCAGTGTGACCGGAATCAACAATCAAAAAGATTTAAAAGAACAATTGGGAGAACTTTTTTTTCTTGGAGCAACTCCTCACGTTGCCGATTTGATCGAAGTCGATTACGATTCCGAAACGGATACGTTCGGTTTGATTTTACCTTTTCGTTTTGATTCTAGTTTGCGTTTGAGCATTCGAGAATGGCTGACACTTAGAAAAATTTTAGAAAAAGTTGTAGAAGTTAGCTCCGATCCAAAAACAAATTCGACTGCTCGTAAAATACTTCAGAAAATCATTTCTATTGTCCCTATCGCCGGCCAGGAAGCGCTTTCTGTTTACAAAACTGATATTCAAAGCGCGATTCAAAGCGAAAAATCTCTGATCTTGGAATATCAATCCAGAATGGGCGAAAAACCTACTCGTAGAAAAGTAGATCCTTGGTTTTTATTTCATTCATTAGAAGATTATTTATTAGGGTATTGTCATGAACGAAAGGCACCTCGAAACTTTCGTTTGGACAATATTCTTTCCTTGAAAATTGGTTCGGACCCAATCTTGCAGCCGGCCGGTCAAAAAAAATCGGATTATATCCGAGAGTTTGAAGAGTTTCGTAAAAGTTGGGAAAATTCTTCTGGAATCGCAGAAATCTGGCATACTCGAGAAGTGTTCTATAATCTCAATCGTAAGCTTGATTTGGAAAGGACTGAAGAAACCCAAAAGTTGGACGATGTAGTTTATCATTTATCCAAGGCCAAAATTCGAGAAGAAAATTGGTTTTTGGAAACGATTCTTCCATTTGGAAAAAATGTGATTTTGAAAAGTCCTGCTCATTTGGCAAAGAGAGTTTTGAGAGAATTAGAATCGATTCTTCGTTAG
- a CDS encoding ribose-phosphate diphosphokinase, with product MNGDIAVFAGSSNKQIAEEICTHLGIQSGKINLKKFSDGEISVKIEDNVRGKEVFIVQSTSAPANDHLMELILIMDALRRASVSSISVVIPYYGYGRQDRKVEPRVPISARVVADLIEVVGLDRILTMDLHADQIQGFFRVPVDNLHFAPVLAEYVNTKKIDDLVIVSPDSGGAERARAFGKKVNGSLAIIDKRRPKANVSEVMNVIGEIEGKNCILLDDMIDTAGTICKAADALLKHGAKSVYCAATHGVLSGEAVDRINSAQFSEVVLANTIAIPESKKINKLKSLSVAPLFANAIQRIHTNQSVSTLFD from the coding sequence ATGAACGGAGACATTGCCGTATTTGCAGGAAGTTCTAATAAACAAATCGCCGAAGAAATTTGTACTCATTTAGGAATTCAATCCGGTAAAATTAATCTAAAGAAATTTTCTGATGGAGAAATTTCAGTTAAGATCGAAGATAACGTTCGCGGAAAAGAAGTTTTTATCGTTCAATCCACTTCGGCCCCAGCTAACGATCATTTGATGGAATTGATCTTAATTATGGACGCTCTCAGAAGGGCTTCCGTGTCCAGCATCAGCGTAGTGATTCCCTATTACGGTTATGGTCGTCAAGATCGTAAAGTAGAACCCCGTGTTCCCATTTCCGCGAGAGTTGTTGCGGATTTGATAGAGGTAGTAGGACTGGATCGAATTTTGACTATGGACTTACACGCGGATCAGATCCAAGGATTTTTTCGTGTTCCGGTGGACAATCTTCATTTTGCTCCTGTGTTAGCCGAATACGTTAATACTAAGAAAATTGATGATCTAGTAATCGTTTCTCCAGATTCGGGTGGCGCAGAAAGAGCCAGAGCTTTCGGTAAAAAAGTAAACGGTTCTCTTGCGATCATTGATAAACGTAGGCCCAAAGCAAACGTTTCGGAAGTGATGAATGTGATCGGAGAAATAGAAGGAAAAAATTGTATTCTTCTAGATGATATGATAGATACTGCAGGTACAATTTGTAAAGCTGCGGACGCACTTTTAAAACACGGAGCTAAATCTGTTTACTGCGCGGCGACTCACGGAGTTCTTTCCGGAGAAGCGGTGGATCGGATCAACTCTGCTCAATTCTCTGAGGTCGTTCTTGCAAATACGATCGCAATTCCTGAGTCTAAGAAAATTAACAAATTGAAGTCATTATCCGTAGCTCCTTTGTTTGCAAATGCGATTCAAAGGATTCATACAAATCAATCCGTAAGCACTTTATTCGATTAA